From a single Intestinibaculum porci genomic region:
- a CDS encoding SprT-like domain-containing protein produces MEHTNNFDHISDKYIDELKYYVKEADQICDELKMPVMKDITWYTYRKRSEYGCCHRIDDKKANITINTVYFKYHDQRTKEYLLSTIIHELIHTIKGCNNHGDQFMKYVNLVNDHYKNLHLAKKNGSKILQKDAKYIFKCQNCGQLFYYDRKCQFVIDVLENNGDNVHICSDAARYGQPWGLVLVERFR; encoded by the coding sequence ATGGAACATACAAATAATTTTGATCATATTAGTGATAAGTATATTGATGAACTGAAATATTATGTGAAAGAAGCGGATCAAATCTGTGATGAGTTAAAGATGCCTGTAATGAAAGATATTACCTGGTATACTTATCGGAAAAGAAGTGAATATGGCTGTTGTCATAGAATTGATGATAAGAAAGCGAATATTACGATTAATACAGTGTACTTTAAATATCATGATCAAAGGACAAAAGAATATCTTTTAAGTACTATTATTCATGAGCTTATTCATACCATCAAAGGCTGTAATAATCATGGGGATCAATTTATGAAGTATGTAAACTTAGTGAATGATCATTATAAAAATCTTCATCTTGCGAAGAAAAACGGTTCTAAAATCTTACAAAAGGATGCAAAGTATATCTTTAAATGTCAGAATTGTGGGCAGCTATTCTACTATGATCGTAAATGTCAGTTTGTCATTGATGTCCTAGAGAATAATGGGGATAATGTCCATATTTGTAGTGATGCAGCTCGTTATGGACAGCCATGGGGATTAGTGTTGGTGGAAAGGTTTCGCTAA
- a CDS encoding LytTR family DNA-binding domain-containing protein, which produces MRIHIMCEESDQIKEELKQGHVTFDEEAEYLLIKKENNYLVLKNEMIALTDIVYLESLGHEMIIHMQNNDLHLRMPLYEISRLLNDDFLKISKSVIIRKDQIIHAKAYFSSKFQLTMSNGDKVDVTRTYYYKFREVFGL; this is translated from the coding sequence ATGCGTATTCATATCATGTGTGAAGAAAGTGATCAGATCAAAGAAGAATTAAAGCAAGGTCATGTGACTTTTGATGAAGAAGCTGAATATCTGCTCATTAAGAAAGAAAATAATTATCTGGTGTTAAAAAATGAAATGATTGCTTTGACTGATATTGTTTATCTTGAATCTCTAGGTCATGAGATGATTATCCATATGCAAAATAATGATCTTCACCTCCGGATGCCGTTATATGAAATCAGTCGTTTATTAAATGATGATTTTTTAAAGATCAGCAAGTCAGTGATTATCCGGAAAGATCAGATTATCCATGCCAAAGCCTATTTCTCATCCAAGTTTCAGTTAACGATGAGTAATGGGGACAAAGTTGATGTGACAAGAACATATTACTACAAATTTAGAGAAGTCTTTGGATTGTGA
- a CDS encoding uroporphyrinogen decarboxylase/cobalamine-independent methonine synthase family protein — protein MSTNTPFRYDYVGSFLRPAEIKKARADYQEGKIDAKALRDIENKHIETLIQKQKEAGYHVITDGEYRRAYWHLDFMWGFNGIEHIELEHGYFFHGEETTKGSIAITGKISGEHHPFVEDYKFVKQFEDDQVIAKQTIPAPAQMLAELYRGDNTKNTKKYYPDEDVLIADIAHAYHTVLLDLYKAGCRNVQLDDCTWGMIVDDRYWNAKMGEGVSIDDEANKYLKINNLALEDLPDDLIVNTHICRGNYHSTYACSGLMIALPRMFLQKKMYRPSIWNLMMNVQAALKP, from the coding sequence ATGAGTACAAATACACCATTTCGTTATGATTACGTAGGCAGTTTCCTACGTCCAGCAGAAATTAAGAAAGCCAGAGCAGACTATCAGGAAGGAAAGATTGATGCTAAGGCGTTAAGAGACATTGAAAATAAACATATTGAAACATTGATTCAAAAGCAGAAGGAAGCCGGTTATCATGTGATTACTGATGGCGAATATCGCCGTGCTTACTGGCATTTGGATTTCATGTGGGGATTCAATGGCATTGAACATATTGAATTAGAACATGGCTATTTCTTCCATGGGGAAGAAACGACCAAAGGCTCTATTGCCATTACCGGTAAGATTTCTGGAGAACATCATCCTTTTGTGGAAGATTATAAGTTTGTGAAACAGTTTGAAGATGATCAGGTGATTGCGAAACAGACCATTCCTGCTCCAGCCCAGATGTTAGCGGAATTATATCGTGGGGATAATACAAAGAATACAAAGAAATACTATCCTGATGAAGACGTATTGATTGCCGATATTGCGCATGCCTATCATACCGTTTTGTTAGATTTATATAAAGCCGGCTGTCGTAATGTGCAGTTAGATGACTGTACATGGGGGATGATTGTCGATGATCGTTACTGGAATGCGAAAATGGGAGAAGGTGTCAGCATTGATGATGAAGCCAATAAGTATCTGAAGATTAATAACCTGGCTTTAGAAGATTTACCGGATGATCTTATTGTCAATACCCATATCTGTCGTGGGAACTATCATTCCACTTATGCCTGCTCGGGGCTTATGATCGCGTTGCCCCGTATGTTTTTGCAAAAGAAAATGTACAGGCCTTCTATTTGGAATTTGATGATGAACGTTCAGGCAGCTTTGAAGCCTTAA
- a CDS encoding uroporphyrinogen decarboxylase/cobalamine-independent methonine synthase family protein: MLGAYDRVAPYVFAKENVQAFYLEFDDERSGSFEALKYVPEGKKVVLGLVTTKKSLLERKEHIIARIKEASQYVPLENLYLSPQCGFASCEIGNKLTDHDQWAKLALVKEIAEEVWA; encoded by the coding sequence CTGCTCGGGGCTTATGATCGCGTTGCCCCGTATGTTTTTGCAAAAGAAAATGTACAGGCCTTCTATTTGGAATTTGATGATGAACGTTCAGGCAGCTTTGAAGCCTTAAAATATGTGCCTGAAGGGAAAAAAGTTGTGTTAGGCTTAGTGACAACGAAGAAATCATTGTTAGAAAGAAAAGAACATATTATTGCTCGTATTAAAGAAGCGTCACAGTATGTGCCATTAGAAAACTTATATTTATCACCACAGTGCGGTTTTGCCTCATGTGAGATTGGAAATAAGCTAACGGATCATGATCAGTGGGCGAAACTGGCATTAGTGAAGGAGATTGCTGAAGAAGTATGGGCTTAG